From Kaistella polysaccharea:
ATGATTATTTTTTAATGTGGGAAAGTTCGGGAAAAATTTAGGTAATAAAAAGCCCTTTAGAAAAATCTAAAAGGCTTTTGTTTTTATTTCTGTCTAAAATAGATCTCTATTGGAACTCCGGTGAATCCGAACTCTTTTCGAAGTTGATTTTCAGTAAATCTTTTGTAGGCTTCTTTTACATATTGAGGTAAGTTGCAGAAAAATACAAACTGTGGACTCGGCGTTGGAAGTTGTACGCAATATTTAATTTTCACGTATTTCCCTTTCAATGCTGGTGGCGGCGTTCTCTCAAAAATGGGAAGCATGATCTCATTCAGTTTCGAAGTTTTAATTTTCTTCGCTCTGTTTGCATAAACTTCCATTGCAACTTCAACAGTTTTCAAAATTCTTTGTTTTGTCAAAGCAGACACAAAAAGAATAGGAATATCGGTAAATTGCCCAATTTTTTCTTTAATTTTCGCTTCGAAATCACGCGTGGTATTGGTTTCTTTTTCAACCAAGTCCCATTTATTCACAACGATTACGATTCCTTTTCTATTTTTCTGTGCCAATCCGAAAATATTCATATCCTGAGATTCCCAACCTAAAGTGGCATCAACCATGATAATTACGACATCAGAATATTCAATAGAACGAACCGATCGCATCACGGAATAAAATTCTAAATCTTCTTTTACTTTCGCTTTACGACGCATTCCTGCGGTATCAACCAAAACAAATTCATGTCCGAATTTATTGTATAAAGTTTGGATAGAATCACGCGTTGTTCCAGCAACATCAGTTACTATATTTTGTTCTTTGTCTAAAAGTGCGTTGGTTAAAGTAGATTTTCCAACGTTTGGTCTTCCCGCAATCGTAATTTTTGGCAAACCTTCGAAAGGATCTTTGTATTCGGTAGTCGGAAAATCTTTTACGATATCATCCAACAACTCTCCTGTACCAGAACCAGTTGCCGAAGACATGGTGTAATATTTTGAAATTCCGAGTTGATAAAATTCGGTTGCGGCTAATTCTTCTTTTGCAGAATCAGCTTTGTTAATTACGATATACACCTGCTTATTTGACCGGCGTAACATTTCGTGAATTTCGATATCTGTATCTGTTAAACCTTCAGCAACATTCAGCATGAAGATAATTGAGGTTGCTTCATCAACGGCTAATTCAACCTGTTTGATAATTTCTCCCTGAAATGCATCTTCAGTATCAACTTCGTAACCTCCGGTATCGATAACGGTGAATTCAACTCCATTCCAGTCAGATTTTCCGTAATGACGGTCTCTGGTAACTCCGGCGGTTGAATCTACGATTGCTTCTCTACGTTCTAGAAAACGGTTAAAAAGGGTGGATTTCCCAACGTTGGGACGTCCTACTATGGCGACGATATTCGACATAAAATTTTGTTTAATAATGTTATTATTAATGGGTTACTCAAACTTTTCGAGCCCAAAAATTTTTGCAAAGATAGTTTATTTCCCGTCGAATTGGTATTGTTAAAATTTGTAACTTTCTAATCCGTTTGATTACTTATTATGTTAAGAGGTATTGAACTTAATAAAAAAAATTAACAACTAAAACTTTAAATCATGATTGCTATTATTATTCTGGCAGCATTAGCCATCTTTTTCTTTTATGGTTTTTCAATCTACAACCGATTGGTAAAATTGAAAACAATGGTTCAGGAAGCCTGGAGCAGCATCGATGTGATGCTTAAAAAAAGACATGACCTTATTCCCAACTTGGTGGAGACGGTGAAAGGATATGCTACCCACGAAAGAGAAACTTTCGATAGTGTTACGCGAGCAAGAGCTGCAGCGATGGGCGCAAACTCGATTCAGGAAAAAGAAGCGGCTGAAAAAAATCTGAATCAGGCGATGATGAATTTGAATGCGGTGGCTGAGCAATATCCTGATTTGAAAGCGAACACAAATTTTCTACAACTTCAGGGTGAGCTTTCTACCTTGGAAGGCGATATTGAAAAATCGAGAAGATATTATAATGGTACGGTTCGCGAAAATAATATTTTGGTTGATACTTTCCCCAGTAATATCATTGCAAACATGTACAAATTTACAAAAGCAGCCTTCTTCGAATTAGAAAACATTGCTGAACGTGCCGTTCCGTCGGTTAAATTCTAAAATCATGAAACGGTTTTTCTTCTTCTTTTTATTAATACTTTCCATCGTTGGTTGGGGACAAAACCTCGGTGTAGATTCTTCATCTGCACAGAGCTACGAACATATTCTTTCTTTTCATGCCGATATTGTTATTGATAAAAACGCTCAAGCCACTATTACGGAGAAAATAAAAGTGTACGCAGGAGGTTCTGAAATCCGTCGCGGCATATTCCGATCTTTACCACTTTGGCGAAACATTAACGGGAAAAAGAAAAGAATAAAATATGATATAATTTCTGTTCTGCGAGATGGTAAAAAAGAAGATTATCACAACGAAAACACCAGTTCTGATTATGCGATTTATTTTGGAAATAAAGATGTGGTACTAACTCCTGGAGTTTATGAATATGAACTGAAATACAAAACCTCAGACCAGATTGGTTTCTTTGATAAATATGATGAATTTTACTGGAACGTAAATGGCACATTATGGAATTTCCCCGTCGATGAAATTTCGGCTAAGGTAACGCTTCCGGATGCTGCAGAAATTATTCAGCAATCTTGCTACACGGGAAGTTATGGATCGAAAGAATCCAACTGTGCGGGGAAGCAGTTAAGTTCAAATACGGTTGAATGGTCCGCGAAAAATTTAGGTCAAAATGAAGGATTAACAATTGCTGTTGGCTTTAATAAGGGCGTTTTTGCACCTCCACCACCGCCCGGAATTTTAGAGAAGTATGGAGTTTTTGGACTGCTTATTCTTGCGGCTTCAAGTTTACTCGCTTACTTTTATTCCAGTTGGCAGAAGTACGGAATTGATCCGCAGAAACCAGTTGTTTATCCGCAATTTAATTCGCCGCAAAATCTTTCACCCGCATCTCTGGGTTATCTGGAAAACGAATATTATTCCGAACAAATGATTTCTGCAGCGATCGTTAGTTTAGCGGTTAAAGGGTTCATTAAAATCATTGAAGAGGATAAAAGAATATTAGGGATTTTCGGTGGTAAAGAATATACTTTAGAGAAAATAAAAGAACAGGATCAAACTTTACCTAAAGAAGAAATTAATCTTATGAATAAGTTATTTTCAGACGAAGCAACAACCGTTTCTTTTGATGGAAAGTACAACTCAAAAATTGAAAATGCGGTTAATGATTTCAAAGCAAGTCTAAAATTTCAGCATGATGCTTTCTTGGCAAAAGGAAATAATACAAAAAAATTAATCCTTCCGATTATTGCAATCGCGGCACTTTACGGCCTCGGATTGTTCTTCAGTTATAAAACGAGCTACAGCGAATCTCATTTAGGAGCGGGGATCTTTTTATTTGCAGCGGCTCTGTTTGTCGGAATTTTTATAGCCGTCTTTTTTGAAAGATCACCTGTGGTGAAAATACTTTTTGCATTTATTTCAATAGGATTGATATTTATTTTAGTAACCGTGTTTTCTCTTGATGACTACAGGACAGAAAACCTGGGCTTCTATGCAAGTTATGGCTTCCTCCTCTTCGGATTTATAGCCATGGTTCTTTTTCAATTTCTTATTAAACAACCCACTGCAGAAAAGTTGGAAACCCAGTCACTCATTGATGGATTCAAAATGTATCTGGGAACTGCAGAAGAAAAAACACTTCAATTTCACAATCCGCCCGCTATGACTCCAGCGGTTTTTGAAACAATGTTGCCGTATGCAATGGTTTTAGGTGTCGATAAAATTTGGGGTCAAAAATTTCAAAATATGCTGAAAAATTCTGCTTTAGGTAATCAGCAATACAACTCAAGTTGGTACGTGGGAAGTTCGATGATGCATATGAACTTTGCCAATTCCTTAAATTCCTCATTATCGCAATCAATCGCGAGTTCTTCAACCCAACCTTCCAGTTCAGGAAGTGGTTCTGGTGGTGGCGGATTTTCTGGCGGTGGCGGTGGCGGCGGTGGCGGTGGCGGCTGGTAAATAAAATAAAAAAAACGTTCTGAAAATCAGAACGTTGTACCTAAAATATTTTTTTTCTCTTAAATCCTTTCGATGTCTGCACCGAGGGCTTTAAGTCGACCGTCGATATTTTCATACCCTCTGTCAATTTGTTCGATATTTTGAATGATCGATGTTCCTTCGGCACTTAACGCTGCAATTAATAGCGCATTTCCCGCTCTGATATCTGGTGAAACCAAAGTCGTTCCGCGCAAAGGATATTCATGATTTAAACCAACTACCGTCGCTCTGTGTGGATCACAAAGAATAATCTGCGCGCCCATATCAATCAGCTTATCAACGAAAAACAATCGGGATTCGAACATTTTTTGATGAACCAAAACGGTTCCTTTTGCCTGAGTGGCAACGACCAAAATGATCGACAGTAAATCGGGCGTGAATCCTGGCCAAGGTGCATCAGAAACAGTCAAAATAGATCCATCGATAAATTTCTGAATTTTATAATTTTCCTGGGCTGGAACAAAAATATCATCGCCTCTTTTTTCAAGCTGAATTCCCAATTTTTTAAAGGTATTTGGAATAACACCAAGCTCACTCCAGTTCACATTTTTGATGGTAATTTCTGATTTTGTCATGGCTGCTAATCCAATCCAGGAACCAATTTCTACCATATCGGGTAACATGGTGTGTTCCGTTCCACGCAAACTTTTTACCCCTTCTATGGTTAACAAATTCGATCCAATGCCAGAAATATTGGCGCCCATTCTGTTCAGCATTTTACAAAGTTGCTGTAAATAAGGTTCACAAGCTGCGTTGTAAATTTGTGTTTTACCTTCAGCTAAAACCGCTGCCATTACAATATTTGCCGTACCAGTTACCGACGCTTCTTCCAATAAAATAAATTTCCCGTGAAGCGATTTCGCTTTTAATGAGTAGTACAATTGCTTTTCATCATACTGAAACTCCGCACCCAATTCTACTAAACCTTGAAAGTGAGTATCTAAACGGCGGCGACCAATTTTATCTCCTCCCGGAGTGGGCATATAGGCTTCGCCATAACGCGCGAGCATCGGGCCGAGTAGCATGACGGAACCGCGAAGTCTGGCACCATCTTGCTTAAAATCCTCTGATTTTATGTAATCAAAATTTACAGCATCCGCTTGAAAAGAGTAATCTCCGTGCGCATTTTTCGTAATTTTTACACCAAAATCCCCAAGTATTTCAATAAGTCGGTTAACGTCATGGATATCCGGAATATTCTTAACTCGAACAACCTCATCGGTTAACAGAACGGCGCATAAGATTTGAAGTGCTTCATTTTTCGCGCCCTGCGGCGTAATTTCCCCATGTAGCTTTTTTCCTCCTCTAATTTGAAAACTTCCGCTCATGCTTATTTACGGTTTTTATTATTTTGAAAATTACGACGCTTATTTTGACTGTTTGGGTTGTTTTGATTGCCTTGATTATTTTTACCGTTGTTAGGGCGGTTTGTGCGATTGGTCGCGTAATAGATCTTACTTTTTTCCAATGAATCTAATACTGTAAGATCCAGCCGGTTCCCAGAAAGATCTTTTAAATGACGAAAAATTACATCATCCTGAACATGCTCCTTGTTATACACGTTGTAGGATTTCTTCATATTATTTGCAATAACCTGTATTAGAGCATCTTTTTCATCACCACTTTCTAATTCAATTGCCTTATCGATTAATTGCAGTATACTTTTACCATAAAATTTAAATTCTCCCTGTAAAACTGGGTAATCCATTCTTTTAGGTTTAACCTGCATTTCTTCAGCGGTAGGAATGTGATAAGGGGAATCAACATCTAAATCATAACTGGCCAGAATGAATAAGTGGTCCCAAAGTTTATGTTTGTAATTATCTTCATCGCGCAATTGCGGATTGCGTTGTCCCATAAAATCTACAATCGCAACGGCCATATCATTTCGCTCCTCTCTATTCTCGATCTCCTTGCAGCGTTCTACCAACTGCTGAATAATGCGGCCATATTCTGGCATTTGTAAGAGCGTTTTCTGTGTATTGTATTCCATAAGGGCAAAGATATGAATTTGTAGAGTTTTTCTGTTTTAGAATTGTATAAATTTTGGGCGTGCCCCTTTCCGAGCTAAGCAGCCGCATGGGTCGGTCTTCGGCTCCCAATCCCCGAATGCTCGGGGGATTTCCGCCTACGCCCTCACGCGAGACCGTATATACCTTGAAAGTATAAAGTGAGGTGTAAAGTTTAATCAATAAATTTCTTCCGTTCCTCCGGCGTAGGAATTTCACAGGCTTGAGTTGCCAATTTTTTCCGGTTTTCGGCTACCTGATCGTATAAGAAATCCGTAATCCCTGTGGGCAAAAATCGGAGAATTGAAATGAATTGATACAACCCACCAATTATTTCTGTAATTTTAAATACTGCGTGTGATTTCTGAAGATAATATTGATCGGGTTTCCACAGATAAAGTGTATCCAAATCCTTAAGTTCCAGATTTCTCTCCTGCAAAAATTTTTGTCCAAAATCCGATTGCAGCGATGCAAATAAAAAATGGTCTTTATTATCGCGCTTTAAAATCCAGTGAACCCAGAAATTGCAAAAGCCGCATTCACCATCGTAAAAAATATAGTATTTATTAGAATCTGAGTTTGTCATTATTGTACTTTAAATTCGGATTTTTGAACTTCAGTGGGAATATTATTCATCAAACGGGTTTCCTGAGCTAGTGTTTTAAAATAATGAACAAGCTCCTCTTTTTCGGCGGCTGTAAATTTAGCTTCGGGGTGACCGATCACGTAGGAATCCAGAGGCATTTCATTTTTCTCCAACAATTCCGCGGCTTCATCAAACTTTTTCGCTTCTTTTTTCTTTGGATAAGTCGCAAAAGTAGAAAAATTTAATTCTTTTCTGCCTTCTTCGATATGATTTTTCAAAAACCATCCAACAGGTTGTACATTCGAATACCATGGATATTTAGATTCATTGCTGTGGCAGTCATAACAGCCGTTTTTTATTAAATTAGCTGTGTGCTCCGGTGTATTTTTAATTTTTAAAAAATCCATCTGTGGCGTGAGCGGGGGATTATTCTTATCGATAGGGAAAAACTGAATTAATACAAATGCAACGACGAGAATAATCAGAATTTTTTTCATGACTTTAATTTTAGATTTGTGAATTTACTTAATTTTTCTGAAATGATGTTTAAATGATTTTTAAAGACCTGATTTTTCTCAGCTCACTGGCAATTGATTAAAACAATTATTAACTTTACTTCTGATAAAAGATAACGTTCATCACAACTCTTAATGTTATAGATTTTATAAATCGAAAATCCTTTATCAATTGATGAAAACGTTGTACTTTTGCACTATCAAAATTTAAAACAATATATTATGTCATTAGTAGGAAAAAAATTCCCAAACATCTCCATCGATGCAATGTCTGAAATGGGTGATGATTTAAAAATTAACGTATTCGAAGAAGCAGCTAAAAATCAACAAAAAGTATTGTTGTTTTGGTACCCAAAAGATTTCACTTTTGTATGCCCGACTGAGCTTCACGCTTTCCAGGAAGCTTTAGTAGAATTCGAAAAAAGAAATACAAAAGTAATCGGTGCTTCATGTGATACGAACGAAGTACATTTTGCGTGGTTAAATACACCGAAAGATCAGGGTGGCATCGAAGGAGTTACCTATCCACTTTTATCTGACACTCATCGTCAGTTAGCTAATATTTTAGGAATTGTTGATCAGGATTTCGATTATGATGAAGAAGGAAACGAGTCTTTCACTGGATCTAATGTTACATACAGAGCGACTTACTTGATTGATGAAACTGGTAAAGTTTTTCACGAAGCAGTAAACGATATGCCGTTGGGAAGAAATGTAAAAGAGTTCATAAGAATGATTGATGCTTATTCTCACGTTCAAAAACATGGCGAAGTTTGTCCAGCGAACTGGGAAGAAGGAAAAGACGCAATGCAGGCGAACAGAAAATCAACTGCAGAATATTTAGCTCAACAAAACTAAGACAATGTATACAGAATTAGCAGAAGATACCTTGCAGCAAATTGTTGCTGATAATGAAAAAGTAGTTGTACAATACGGCGCTACATGGTGTGGAAACTGTAGAATTATGAAGCCTAAATTCAAAAAACTAGCTTCAGAAAACGACGAGATTCCCTTTCTTTACGTAGATGCTGAGAAATTACCGGAAAGCCGAAAATTAGCCAAAGTTGATAATTTACCTACTTTCGCCATTTTTAAAGATGGAGTGTTGGTGAATCAAGTGCAGTCTAATCAAGCGGAAAGTTTAAATAATCTCTTTAAAGAATTAAATTAATGAAACTCCCAATTATCCGACAGTTTTATCAAACGCAGTCTCCTGAAAATCTAGAAAAAACACTGGAAGTTTTGGAAGCTTTTTCTGAATTCCGCGGAACTACGGAAGAAGATTTAAACGTAGCTGGTGAATTAATTACCAACATTTGTGGTGCTCTGGAAGTTCATGCAAATGTAGCAAATGGAATGGTTGAGCGTGATGCTTTGAACTCATTTGCGCAGAAGGTTTTAGGGTCGATTGATAAATAGGTCTTTAATTACATAAAAAAAATGCGGAAAAATTTCCCGCATTTTTTATGTCGTTCAGTGAACTTATTTTCTTTTATTATTTTTTCCTTTCTTGTAATTCTTATTATTCTTTCCTTTGTTGTGTCCCTGGTCGTTGTCGTTATCCCAATTTCTATTTTGGTTCGCTCTTTTTTTCTGTTGACCTTTCGCATAATCAGTGGCTTGTCCACCATAGATTTTCTTAGCTTGACCTGGAGGCAGATTTCTTTGATTATTGTTTGGATAATAAACTCCATTTGTACTATTTCCTCCTAAAATCCCTGGGTTACCAGTGACGTCGCCAGTTCTGATAACTCGTCCATTTTGATAAACGTTTCCACTTCGGTCTCTGTAAACTTCACCCCTTCTGTAGACTGCACCATCATTAGCTCGGTAAACCGTTCCACTGTTCGTACCGTTTGTCGGATATCGGTTGTTTGGATAGTTATTTCCGTATGCATCATTTTGAGTTCCGCACGATGATAAAGCCAAAGCTAAACCAGAACCGATAATTATATTAAATAGATTTCTCATTTTGAAAGATTTTAAGATTTATATCAATACGCTCAATGTTAGTGCCAAACTAAAATACGAGCGTTTTCATTCTTACAAATCACTCATTTCCAACAACCTTACTTCTCCTTTCTAAGAGAATAACATCTCGCCACATTCCGTTTAATTCTCCCAACCTTTCACGCGTTCCTACGACACGGAAATTTTGTTTTTCGTGTACCGCAATGCTCGGCTCATTTTCAGGGAAAATACCTGCCTGAAGTGTCCAGAATCCATTATCTTCACTATCTAAAATTAATTTTCGAAGCAACAATTTTCCTAAGCCTTTTCCTTGAACAGAACCGTCCAAGTAGATGCTGACTTCAGCAACCCCTCGGAAACAGTCGCGGTCGCTTACGGGTAAAAGTGCGCACCAACCAACTGCTTCATTAGATTCATCTTCCAGAACAAAACGACATGAATTCAAATGTTTAGAATCCCATGCCTCCCAGGTAGGAAGTGTTTTTTCAAATGTTGCATTTCCACCATTGATGCCTTGCTGAAAGATCTCTAAAACTTTCGGTCCATCTTCCTGTTGCATGGGGCGAATTTCGTAATTCATTATTTTTTATATTA
This genomic window contains:
- a CDS encoding thiol-disulfide oxidoreductase DCC family protein, which codes for MTNSDSNKYYIFYDGECGFCNFWVHWILKRDNKDHFLFASLQSDFGQKFLQERNLELKDLDTLYLWKPDQYYLQKSHAVFKITEIIGGLYQFISILRFLPTGITDFLYDQVAENRKKLATQACEIPTPEERKKFID
- a CDS encoding DUF2207 domain-containing protein, yielding MKRFFFFFLLILSIVGWGQNLGVDSSSAQSYEHILSFHADIVIDKNAQATITEKIKVYAGGSEIRRGIFRSLPLWRNINGKKKRIKYDIISVLRDGKKEDYHNENTSSDYAIYFGNKDVVLTPGVYEYELKYKTSDQIGFFDKYDEFYWNVNGTLWNFPVDEISAKVTLPDAAEIIQQSCYTGSYGSKESNCAGKQLSSNTVEWSAKNLGQNEGLTIAVGFNKGVFAPPPPPGILEKYGVFGLLILAASSLLAYFYSSWQKYGIDPQKPVVYPQFNSPQNLSPASLGYLENEYYSEQMISAAIVSLAVKGFIKIIEEDKRILGIFGGKEYTLEKIKEQDQTLPKEEINLMNKLFSDEATTVSFDGKYNSKIENAVNDFKASLKFQHDAFLAKGNNTKKLILPIIAIAALYGLGLFFSYKTSYSESHLGAGIFLFAAALFVGIFIAVFFERSPVVKILFAFISIGLIFILVTVFSLDDYRTENLGFYASYGFLLFGFIAMVLFQFLIKQPTAEKLETQSLIDGFKMYLGTAEEKTLQFHNPPAMTPAVFETMLPYAMVLGVDKIWGQKFQNMLKNSALGNQQYNSSWYVGSSMMHMNFANSLNSSLSQSIASSSTQPSSSGSGSGGGGFSGGGGGGGGGGGW
- a CDS encoding DUF6952 family protein encodes the protein MKLPIIRQFYQTQSPENLEKTLEVLEAFSEFRGTTEEDLNVAGELITNICGALEVHANVANGMVERDALNSFAQKVLGSIDK
- a CDS encoding GNAT family N-acetyltransferase — protein: MNYEIRPMQQEDGPKVLEIFQQGINGGNATFEKTLPTWEAWDSKHLNSCRFVLEDESNEAVGWCALLPVSDRDCFRGVAEVSIYLDGSVQGKGLGKLLLRKLILDSEDNGFWTLQAGIFPENEPSIAVHEKQNFRVVGTRERLGELNGMWRDVILLERRSKVVGNE
- a CDS encoding LemA family protein, with the protein product MIAIIILAALAIFFFYGFSIYNRLVKLKTMVQEAWSSIDVMLKKRHDLIPNLVETVKGYATHERETFDSVTRARAAAMGANSIQEKEAAEKNLNQAMMNLNAVAEQYPDLKANTNFLQLQGELSTLEGDIEKSRRYYNGTVRENNILVDTFPSNIIANMYKFTKAAFFELENIAERAVPSVKF
- the murA gene encoding UDP-N-acetylglucosamine 1-carboxyvinyltransferase produces the protein MSGSFQIRGGKKLHGEITPQGAKNEALQILCAVLLTDEVVRVKNIPDIHDVNRLIEILGDFGVKITKNAHGDYSFQADAVNFDYIKSEDFKQDGARLRGSVMLLGPMLARYGEAYMPTPGGDKIGRRRLDTHFQGLVELGAEFQYDEKQLYYSLKAKSLHGKFILLEEASVTGTANIVMAAVLAEGKTQIYNAACEPYLQQLCKMLNRMGANISGIGSNLLTIEGVKSLRGTEHTMLPDMVEIGSWIGLAAMTKSEITIKNVNWSELGVIPNTFKKLGIQLEKRGDDIFVPAQENYKIQKFIDGSILTVSDAPWPGFTPDLLSIILVVATQAKGTVLVHQKMFESRLFFVDKLIDMGAQIILCDPHRATVVGLNHEYPLRGTTLVSPDIRAGNALLIAALSAEGTSIIQNIEQIDRGYENIDGRLKALGADIERI
- a CDS encoding heme-binding domain-containing protein; its protein translation is MKKILIILVVAFVLIQFFPIDKNNPPLTPQMDFLKIKNTPEHTANLIKNGCYDCHSNESKYPWYSNVQPVGWFLKNHIEEGRKELNFSTFATYPKKKEAKKFDEAAELLEKNEMPLDSYVIGHPEAKFTAAEKEELVHYFKTLAQETRLMNNIPTEVQKSEFKVQ
- the der gene encoding ribosome biogenesis GTPase Der, which codes for MSNIVAIVGRPNVGKSTLFNRFLERREAIVDSTAGVTRDRHYGKSDWNGVEFTVIDTGGYEVDTEDAFQGEIIKQVELAVDEATSIIFMLNVAEGLTDTDIEIHEMLRRSNKQVYIVINKADSAKEELAATEFYQLGISKYYTMSSATGSGTGELLDDIVKDFPTTEYKDPFEGLPKITIAGRPNVGKSTLTNALLDKEQNIVTDVAGTTRDSIQTLYNKFGHEFVLVDTAGMRRKAKVKEDLEFYSVMRSVRSIEYSDVVIIMVDATLGWESQDMNIFGLAQKNRKGIVIVVNKWDLVEKETNTTRDFEAKIKEKIGQFTDIPILFVSALTKQRILKTVEVAMEVYANRAKKIKTSKLNEIMLPIFERTPPPALKGKYVKIKYCVQLPTPSPQFVFFCNLPQYVKEAYKRFTENQLRKEFGFTGVPIEIYFRQK
- a CDS encoding peroxiredoxin encodes the protein MSLVGKKFPNISIDAMSEMGDDLKINVFEEAAKNQQKVLLFWYPKDFTFVCPTELHAFQEALVEFEKRNTKVIGASCDTNEVHFAWLNTPKDQGGIEGVTYPLLSDTHRQLANILGIVDQDFDYDEEGNESFTGSNVTYRATYLIDETGKVFHEAVNDMPLGRNVKEFIRMIDAYSHVQKHGEVCPANWEEGKDAMQANRKSTAEYLAQQN
- a CDS encoding DUF4290 domain-containing protein, with the protein product MEYNTQKTLLQMPEYGRIIQQLVERCKEIENREERNDMAVAIVDFMGQRNPQLRDEDNYKHKLWDHLFILASYDLDVDSPYHIPTAEEMQVKPKRMDYPVLQGEFKFYGKSILQLIDKAIELESGDEKDALIQVIANNMKKSYNVYNKEHVQDDVIFRHLKDLSGNRLDLTVLDSLEKSKIYYATNRTNRPNNGKNNQGNQNNPNSQNKRRNFQNNKNRK
- a CDS encoding thioredoxin family protein, yielding MYTELAEDTLQQIVADNEKVVVQYGATWCGNCRIMKPKFKKLASENDEIPFLYVDAEKLPESRKLAKVDNLPTFAIFKDGVLVNQVQSNQAESLNNLFKELN